In the genome of Streptomyces fagopyri, the window GCCAGGACATCACCCGCAAGCGCGAGTTGACCAGCGAGAAGCTGAGCGTGCTGCGCCGGGCGCTGAGCGGCGAGGAGGTCCGCGCACCCGGTTTCCGCGTCCAGCCGGCGCCCGGCGACTTCACGGACCGGATCTGGCAGGGGGTCTTCAGCGGCCCCGGCGCCCGGCACGCCGCCGCCGGCGGGGCGAACCTCCTGCTGAACCGCGCCGCGTACGGCTTCGACGCCCCCACCGACGAGGTGCAGCGCCCCTGGGCGGACGCGTTCCTCGACGCCTGGGACCGGCCGCGCCGTCCACGCGTCGGGCTGTCCCGGTTCGTGTTCCCCGCGAAGGACAGGCGCACGGCTCTTCGGCAGATCGGCGACGACGTCCACCGGGCCGCCCTCCGCCTCGGGGAGAGCGGTGCCTTCCCGAAGGACCTGGACGTGGACGGGGCGCTGCGCCGCTTCCACTCGTTCTACGGCCATCCCGACGAGATCACCGCCGCGCTCCGCGAGGAGCGGGTGCTGCCGGTCGTGACCGACCTGATCACCCAGTTCAACCCCGCCGTTCCCGACCACGACGCCGCGATCCGTGCCCTTGAGCTCATCGCGACCGAAGTGGCGCCCGCCCTGGGCTGGAAGCCGGCGACCGTGCCCGACCTCGCAGGAGCGTGAGATGACCCAGTACACCGACCACTACGGTCCCGAAGGCCTCCGGACCCGCGGCACGGTCGTCGTGGTGCCCGGCCGGGGTGAGAGCCGGGCCGCCTACGCCCGGTTCGGCAGGCGGCTCGCGGCCGACGCCTACCGAGTCCGCGTCGTCGACACCCCGCGGATCGACGCCGGCGACCTGAGCGGCTCGCTGGCGCGGTTCGGCGCCGGGCTCGCCGCGGCCGTGGAGGACGCCGCGGCCGAGGACGGGGTGGTCCGACCTGTCGTCCTCGTCGGAGCCGACAGCGGCGCGGCCGCCGTCGCCGCGCTCCTCGGCCGGGAGGAGCCGTCCGTCGTCCCGTTCCCGGAGGCCGTCGTCCTCGCGGGTCTGCCGGGACGCGGCGCCGGCGACGGCGCCCCGGTGCGGAACGGCGTCGCAGGGGGTGCGGGGGGAGCGTCGTGGGACGACGAACTCGATGTCCGGACCTTCTGCCCGGCCCACCGAGGAGTCCTCACCGAGGACTCCGGGACACAGCGCGGGGCGCTCGGCATCGCGGTGCCGGACGCGCTCCTCGACGCGGCCCACCACGGCGCCATCGCCGTCCCCACGCTCATCCTCGTCGGCGACGCCGATCCGCTCGCGGACCGCGACGCTCTCGCCCGTACCGCGAAGTCCCTGTCGCACTCCCGTCTGGCGGTGGTCCGTGACGCCCACCACGACGTCCTCAACGACCTGCAGCACCGCTCGGTGGCGGCCGAGGTCGTCACGTTCCTGGAGACGGTCCGCGACGCACTGGTGCCCGTCGTCGCGGTGGAGTCGAGCACGTGGTGACGGCCGGCTCCGCCGGTGACCGCCACCGGTGGCCCGCCACCACGACCCCACGCCGTGCCGCGCGGCCCGGCCACCTCATCGGGCGGCCCGGTTCCGCCACCCCGACCCGCCGAGAGGAAACGACATGACCGCCCCTGCGCACCACGACGCGCCTCCGTCGCCGGTGACTCCCGACAGCGCGGACCTTCTCCGCGACACGCTGCGCCGGCACGCGGCCGGGGTCACGGTGATCACCTTCCCGGGCCCCGCCGGC includes:
- a CDS encoding alpha/beta hydrolase, producing the protein MTQYTDHYGPEGLRTRGTVVVVPGRGESRAAYARFGRRLAADAYRVRVVDTPRIDAGDLSGSLARFGAGLAAAVEDAAAEDGVVRPVVLVGADSGAAAVAALLGREEPSVVPFPEAVVLAGLPGRGAGDGAPVRNGVAGGAGGASWDDELDVRTFCPAHRGVLTEDSGTQRGALGIAVPDALLDAAHHGAIAVPTLILVGDADPLADRDALARTAKSLSHSRLAVVRDAHHDVLNDLQHRSVAAEVVTFLETVRDALVPVVAVESSTW
- a CDS encoding LLM class flavin-dependent oxidoreductase yields the protein MTPATPRFRLGFLTHVQGRGDDPARTYRDAQELFVVADELGFDTGWVAQHHVPAGGGGLSSPWTFLAHAAARTTRIRLGTAITVLPLEDPVRLAEDIAVVDTLSGGRVEIGVGSGYSDTEYAAFGQDITRKRELTSEKLSVLRRALSGEEVRAPGFRVQPAPGDFTDRIWQGVFSGPGARHAAAGGANLLLNRAAYGFDAPTDEVQRPWADAFLDAWDRPRRPRVGLSRFVFPAKDRRTALRQIGDDVHRAALRLGESGAFPKDLDVDGALRRFHSFYGHPDEITAALREERVLPVVTDLITQFNPAVPDHDAAIRALELIATEVAPALGWKPATVPDLAGA